In Acropora muricata isolate sample 2 chromosome 13, ASM3666990v1, whole genome shotgun sequence, the DNA window CGTTTCCAAGCAACTGTCATTACATCGCTCAACGTCATCACCCTTTTTTATACACTACGACTATGAATAAAAGTTTCATTGTAGAGCAGGCCTGGAAACTTTCGGTATAGCAAACTAACAAAGCGAGTTAGTTCACCAAAAGATTTCGTAGCTCAACGCTTAGAGAGTCCTGGACCAACTGGGGTTTACGGAGACTCTAGGGTCAcgcctggaactctgaaaaagtattttcagTCGGTCTTGTCACGCGAGTATCATTACATCAGCTTTTTTTAACGTTATAAAtctgttattgtttgttaccTGGGAGGTGTGGCGGCAAAAGGCCCTATCAGAATGTGTCAAGGAATTTAAAGATATCGAAAAGAAGAAATGTACACTTGAAACGTTGAAAATGTGACTGCCCATGAATCTCAATGCCTCACTCCCCTTTTTCTCTTCGAATAGGTTTTCGGGAATTCAGCCTTTAATTTGCTTTCAGAGTTAACTTAAAATTccttattatcatcattattattattattacaatcatTGTAATTTTTTCTATTATCAATGGATGATGCTACTTAGAAATATCATAATTGTAAATCACTGAAGGTTATAACTTTATTTCTCATTTTGTCACATTTGCTGTACTTTCGTACGTTGAATAATCTTGCAGATATAGTTTCCAACgaagaaacaacaaaacaaaacaaaccaaaacaaaccaaaacaaaaggaaaaaaagacaaggcaaacaaaaaaaaaaacaaaaagagatatctatatatatataagtgagTCGATGTTTTCAGAACTGCTTTcagagtgctcaatagtaaactCGAGCATACTAGatgtgaaacaaatcaacagtatatatatatatatatatatatatatatatatatatatatatatatatatatatatccagatgaaggtcagcagaggaaccagaatagtgctcgacaacgagggagctgttacaattgaatatgtggtgaaactactctgtttttgagtccatatggattttaatacaaatctgtttcgtaggccaacatggttggtccactcatcagttatcctccatacatcatgttgtttttgtgtagctttcgaatttttgacgacagtttgtatggaggataactgatgagtgggccaaccatgttggcctacgaaacagatttgtattaaaatccatatggactcaaaaacagagtagtttcaccacatattcaattatatatatatatataatatatatatatatatatatatatatataatatatatataatatatatatatatatatatacagcactgcactgatgaggcccagaaggccgcaACAGTACTGTCtacagttagttatatatatatatatatatatatatatatatatatatatatatatatatatatatatatacatatatttatatatcCTTAAAAGTTCTTGCTGCTTGTGCCTCTTCGTCATCTGTATGCCACTTTAGCATCATGTAGCTGAAATCGTTTCTTCTCTGATGttacgctcactagttctctggtttgagcactgtggcatgactgagctgtaccacatgcgtgggacacgtaaatgacttaaagataaccatagaagcaaacaaaaccatcgttaattttctagacgtcacgcttgatctgcagagcggcaaacactacccatacacaaaggaaggtaacgttccactgtacgtgcacaagaaatccaatcacccaccatctatcctgaaaaacatcccagactccatcaaccaacggctttcagaaatatcgtcagaccgacattgctttgacaacgccaaaaccgtgtaccaagaagccctcaataaaagcggttacaattacaacctgtccaacaatgagccacgcaacgagatacagcactcacggaagaaccgacaaagaaacattctttggtacaatccacctttcagcaaaaacgtcaaaacaaatgtaggaaagtgcttcctctctctcattgatcaacacttccctaattcacactcacttcacaaaattttcaacaggaacacgcttaaattaagctacagctgtatgacaaacatcaaaaccattatatccaaccacaacaaagctcaaatcaagaaatctgatcctaccaatgatagcaactgtaactgccgcaactcaagcatgtgccccatggacggaaaatgcaacgaccaaaacatgatctaccaagccgaagtcacgacaacaacctcaagagagacatacattggtctttgcgatacaacctttaaattaagatacagaaaccacgtctgctcctttaagaacgagaggtataagcatgcaactgaattaagtaaatatatttggagtctataagataagagtatcccgtacaacatcaaagaggggggtgaatagaggtatgtaaatccgccgatccgctaaaattaatggccgaatccgtcgatccgctcaaaaaatcagcTTAatcgagtccgccatcacggacccgtcacgcataagtgcgtttactatttctagtcattttctccactgcgtgacatcagcacgtaagaaagagaaagtgagctttccagggcgacgtcgagatccacgatccgaacttccaaacaagcaaaatccaaaatccgggcccaaaatctggataaaaccgcgatccgctgtgatcataggatccgcagatccgttaaaatttcgctctgaatccacaatccgggctaaaatatttaccaaatccgccgatccgtagacctattcaacCCCctcatcaaatggcggaaggtaaaacaggcccgatcatattctaatataagcaagagatgtaatttgtgtttatgggaaaagtattttattatctataaacccgatatgtcaacgctgaacaacagaagcgaactgatatctaattgtagacattctaagaaattcctgttaaagaacgtactcgcttagctatcacatttctgcacgtcacgctagtaggcattgttctgtattttcaaattttgtacatcatcttttgtatccgttaattttggcagttgcctgatgattgctccgggaggagcatgaaactctgagtagcaataaatgtcttcgaccaaataatccaactctacaaatctacattgctctagtttacctattgagcactttaatagctgatgaaatcttcaattcattatattatatatatatatatatatatatatatatatatatatatatatatataaaatatatatatatatatatacttaatGCATTAACTCGTTTATCAATAGTCCTTTATATGAACTGTGCAAAAATTAAATCATTATATCTGTTACGTGCGACGTCGTTAATTTGATAAACAAGCAGTTTCAGTTTCAAACGAAATGTGATCACGTTCGTTTATAAATAAATGCCCCTGTCCTGTCCTTTGTTCGACCCTGCGGTCGCATTTTGTCTCCCTTAAAAGTTCTTGCTGCTTGTGCCTCTTCGTCATCTGTATGCCACTTTAGCATCATGTAGCTGAAATCGTTTCTTCTCTGATGTTAATAGCGGCGGTGATGAAATCTTGCGCGTGCAGCTGTCTTCTCGCTTTTGTGTCGAGCTCGAGAACGCGCCCAAGTTAATGCAAAAGTCTAAGTGATTTGGTGTTCCCCTTTCCTGAAGTCTTAGGCCCGTTTTaagatgaacttgtagtttatttgtttttttctcccatatatgattggttccctaagcccatgatatgagccattatcgttaagtttgaccaaataagaaaaaactgatggcgaatttcttgtgctgaaatttgggaggtcggaaaaaattttttcgcggcgtcttcggtaaagaaaatgttacgatttGAGGGGGTTTCACCCGacgaaatcaagagaattgctaaTATATGATAATAACCacctcggcctacggcctcgttggttatatatatatgaactcatatccggcaagtccgagaagaataactgttaaatatatgtatatatatatatatatatatatatatatatatatatatatatatttatttaatatatatatatatatatttaacatatatatatgtacaaaAACCACGCAcatgtaactgcaaaaatagaccgaagtgcccactccaaggaaattgtgtgaAAGAAAACGTGGcgtaccaagcaacagttgtcacagaaacaacaacggaaaaattatgtcggactcgcctcgaatttcaaagaacggtatagaaaccatcaaacatccttcaggcAACCCAGCAAAAGaaacgagaccgagctatcgAAACACATCTGGGACTTCAAAGACCGAAAAAAGTCGTTTCGCGTCAAGTGGAGAATTTTAAAAAGCTGCCAACCATATAGCAATgagagcaagaagtgcaatctgtgccttcaagaaaagtactTCATTATTTTTAGAACAGATCTAAGCAGCCGTATCAAGAGAAACGAATTAGCCAGTTCATGTCGCCACAGAAATAGGTTaacactcaagttctttcgaataacataacgcgcatgttatgaaacggctAGCGCTAACTACTGGCACGCGCATACATTTGTAtcatatcgccagcattgtcagttaacggtcactcgctagtTTTGCCGCTCTTGGCCATACAAAGCAGAGCCAAGTCAGGACCAGATTATTAATTCGGGAATTTCAATCCCCACATGACAGTAACGTTGTGAGAATAGATTAGCTTCAGAAGTAACCGACTCGTATGCCTCATTTATGAATAATTACATCCTGTTACAGTTCTAGCGGTTAGTTCAAAGGAAACCTGAATATTGGGTGTCTTCTTTAAGAAAAACGAATCAGACATGCTTTTGTTCATGCAGGGCATCTAGTATGCTTATTAAGCATCAACACACGAAAGTCACATAACGACAGCGCGCGCAATAACAATATTCATAAAtagtaaaattaaaaacaacaccAAACTCTTCCATGCACTCTTTCATCTCCACCTGTTGTTATCAGCCTACTGTGTGTAACTGCAGTGGGCCTATCACGTCACACAAGGGGCGTAACTTCGGGCAAAATAAAGAGAGAATTGATGGTATCCTGTGAATATAACAAAACCCATAGTTCAAAGATGATTTCGGTAAACATCTTAATTTCTACTCCGTAACCTGATGTAGAAAGTGTCGAGCAAATGTAAATTTGGTCATCATATGATTATTCACCAATTCCAACACTTCTTTTCATTCGACTGAATTACCTAATGATCAACCCAGCCATTCAAATAGCGTTAGTGCATGGGAACAACGGGCGTTAAAAAGGACTCATTGCTGGTCACCTTAGTGTGTTATTTAATGTCGTCAGTTGTTTAATAGAGATATGACACCGCGTCCAATTTgcgaaaaaataaattaattgtcGACACAATTCTGCCTTGAAAAGTGTTGTTTAGGACAATCTTCAGAACCAACAGTTATGACATGATATTTCTTAACATTTGTTCCAGTTTTAACACTTACTGGCTTAGAACTTCCGTTAAACCAAAATCTTTGCAGCAAATATACCATTAAAGACGAAAACTTCTCTTAGTCAACATTAGAAAAAAAAGTGGAACGTACGAAAACACATCAAATTAGCATTAATTAACCAAAACGCCGCGTGGAGTatattttttagttttcatttttaaaattgtgtCAAGTTGAAAACTTAATATGCGCATACCGTAAAATCCCGAAAATAAGGTCCTCCGTGTTTAAGTCCCTCCGTATACAAACCAAAGCAAGCTTCATATAATGATCAAGAACAATATGAGCTTTCATAGTTATCATGAACTTTGAGCCTGAACTACGTTACCGTTTTTACTGTATTTTCGTTCGAAGAAAGTTTATCGCCGTTGTGTTTAGACTTGGCATTTTCAGAGTGATCAACTTCTTACGAATTTCGAGCCAAAACCTGTAATATTACCAGTTGCACATTAAAAAATTTTGACATAATTTTCCCTCCAATTAAAGCCCAGCCAATTTTGAAACGTAAATTTCCTTCCTATAATAAGCCCCTCCGAATATTAGCCCcttccaaaaataagcccctcTTTTGAAAAATATAGGCCCCGGGGCTTATTTTCGGGTTTTTACGGTATATCCAACAAATTGCgtctacaagaaaaaaaaacaaaacaaaacaaaaaagacaaacaaaattggAGAAACATTGCACTTCTTGTTGTAATTGAAAATATGAATGTTTTACAGTacgtttctttcatttcaattttgatAAGTCAGACCGGACGTGTGTCAAAATATCGTGGAGGGAAGTTGACAGAAACAAGTTAGTGAAAGCGTCGAACCAGCTGTCTCATTTTCCATTGACACAAACTACAGGTTGTTTgtacagtctttttttttttaatttcaatgtgAAGTGAAAGTAGAATAATTAAAAGGTACATCGTTTCGGCTTAATTGGGTCTCCGTTTTCTAATTTGAAAAATAACACTAAGTTTCGAATGTGTCCGTACCGAAAGTACCAtcgaaaaagaaatttaaaagaaagtcGTTCATGCCATCCAAAATTAAATACGTGTACAAATGGCTTGAAAAATAAGCAAAGTCAGCCTCCGAAAGCAAACATAACGCCTAAAAGGCTGTAATTACGATAAGTTCATGCATATATGTCTTGCATCGGGTTTGTACATGAATAAATTCCATGAATATATTGattaaaagtaataataattaataaagaaacaggaaaaaaaggagagtttttattttactcCTTCACTCTCCAGTGCACTGTAAACACGTTGTAAGTTGTCAAACGCTGAATTAAATTTATTAATACTGCGAGAAAAAAAGTTGCCAATATTTTTCAACTGGTCAAATTTTAACtcgttttaaatttgttggttaattttaacttcaatGTAGGTCAGAAAAATCAAATGCGAAAACGTGCTTTATGGGAGGCCAAATTAACCAGTTGGCTCATTATCCTGCGACAAAATAAAGGTTCTGTAATGGGTAGCAGGTGAAAaactttaaataatattaaaaacaaaaaaataaaataataaaaaatatctGTATTTTCAACATACTTAATCTCAGTAAAGAAAAAGAACGAAATGTCTATGGTAAACTTTCTTATGAAACGTATTTTAAAGAGATTGATTCATTAAGCCCGACGCCAAGACCATTAGAGCATATAGAGTTTGACAATTAAGGCTAACACACTTTAGAAGAGTGACTGATACCAGCGGTTCGAAACCACTGATGGTTCTTGGGATATGACAGAACCAATCTTTTGCATAAAGTAAGCCGACAGGCGAACGAGATTCGCATTGACCGAAACAAAATTATTGTCGACGGAACGAATTAGGCGGATGCGGACCACTCTGGGAATTGTTTAATAGGTTCTATCGGTTGTTCGGCGGGACTTCGATTCCTCTATCATTGCCGACTGAGAAATGCTGAACTCAGAGAGGGAACAGCTGGGATATCAATCGCTTCAGCTAGAATCTCAATTCATCGTCACAAAACAACACGTCTTTTGACGATTTGATGAGACGAGAAAGCATTTTTCCACCAATATTTAAAGGTACGGGAACGACGAAATATCAGCAATAGATTTCGAACTGTCGATGTGATCCAGAACCACATACTGCAGGGTTGACAGGAATATGAGTTCAAATACCAGTCTTAACAATAGCTCTGAACCAAACGGATCTTCATGCACTGAATTTAAAATTCCAACGTACATAACTATCGTTTTGGGTTTCATTGTGAATGCTTTTGTCTGCATCTCTTTCTCTTACTATCGAAGAATCCGAACCACCAACAACTTCTTCGTGTGCAACCTTGCGGTCAGCGCTTTGGTTCAAATGTTCCATCTGAGTTTGTTGCAAGCACGAGAAAGCATCGTCAAATCATTGCCAGGTGATGACTGGCTGAAATTCAATGTGTTTTTAAGAATCTTTGAAGACTTCGGTGTAATAGCAAGCATCATAACTGTGGCTGTGATAAGCTATGACCGGCATCATGCAGTCACGAAACCACTTCACTACAACGCGATTATGACATCaagaaaagtttttcttttcattctgtGTATTTGGCTGCTGGCGGCGGCGTTCTCCAGTCTTCATCTGCTCCTCCTATTGCCAGAACATTTGAGGAAATACATTTACAAGTATACCTACATTCCCCTGGCTGTCGTTTGCACCATGGTGATTCCCTTATCCGTCACAATTTACAGCTACACAAAAATTGTCAACGTCGCCTTACGCCATTCCCGTAACAATCCACACCAAACTTCTAACTCGTCTGCCAAGTGGCTCACAAGAAAGCATATCAAAATTGCACTTTATATGATAGTGCTAGTAGCACCTCCTCTTCTTTATTGGACAATATACAATGTAGTATCTGCCAGCGATGAATATTTTGAACCAGTGCAATTTAACTGTTTAAGTGAGTACTTTTTCAGTATGGGGCCAAGCTTTGTGGCCACTATCGATCCTATTGTTTACATAATTCTCACGAGAGACTTTAGGGATATTATCACTGCTTGGTTTAAATGCCCAAGTCGTCGGAATTTCGTCAGTGAAACGTACGATCTTCCTGTTATGAGAACTTCAAATGCTTCGCTTACTTTGCTCACTGATATGCCATTGACAGCACAAGGACCTTTGCAACTTACTTCGCTGAAGAAGTTTTCAGTTGTTGAGATTACCCAAGAAAGAACAGTTGCGACTGATACTATAGAGCAATATTGATTATTAGCATATAGTTGCCCGCATTGCCAATTGCGAATGTTAGTTACTTGTTTGGCACTAGAACCATCaaaagaaaattagaaaattgcattagaaaaCTGCATagaaaagtaaaaagaaaaatccGCACATATAATGTCGTTCATGCACGAAAGttcataatattatatatatatatatatatatatatatatatatttatatatatatatatatatatatatatatatatatatatatatatatatatatatatttatttatacgCATGTCTTAATGCAAGAAGATTTAGAATTTGAAGTGGAAGTTTACTCACCCACGCCAATTTTAGCCAAAAAACATCAGCAATTTCCAGAACATTTTGTGAAATAGAATATCCTTTAAAAATAATATGATAATTCTTGTCCAAAAGCTTAATAATGCCGAAAATGTAAGGGATAGCAATTTACTTAAAACAAGCAATGTTCGTTTACGCTGTACAAATTTAACGACCCTTTTTTTAAAGCATTGATGACCCACAACAGGTTCTACGTACATATTTTGCTTCATGTACGATTAGGACCAGAGAATGAGATCAATCCTTTTGTCTTATCAGATGAAACATTAATGTTTATTGTACTGGACTGTTCTAAATGCAGTGGTGAGTCATATCAGATACGTCGAATTCACCTTAAATTAGAACTTCCATCTaggcaaaacttgagcgaaataATAATTAATCGAAGAATATAATATATTGCATATTTTAGGAAGTGAATTATGGACAAGATAAATTGCTTGAAATCGTCTGCTATGTCGTGTATTAATTTGACCgaaaaataaattacatttagtCAATTGAAAGTACTAATACAATCTTGTGCGAGAAAGAAAGGGGAAAGTGACAACTGACTTTTTGAGGAAGAGTAAATACCAGTTATACTCCGACAAAATCACCACTCAACCACCTGTCATCGATTTGTTTTAGCAGCAAATTCTACATTTGAATGGCAAATGCGGAACATCTGTTCAATGGCCATGTTAAATTCATCCATGCACACAGaggtttcttttctttaactGATTAAAGGTGCCATTCGGAGTCGAAGTAcatagctgtttttttttgttattgttttctgtATTATTggtgttattatttttttcgaaGAAAGAGCATTTGCGCGTGTAACATCCTTccttttcaattaaaacaaaacaaaatacagaTCATGGAAAAGACAAACGCTTTTAGTCGAAGACTTCACATATTTTACCTTTGAAACCTCAAGTAAACAGAGAAGAGGGTAGCAACAGAGTAATGTTTCAGCAAGGaaagtgaaataataataaaaaggcT includes these proteins:
- the LOC136895040 gene encoding histamine H2 receptor-like produces the protein MSSNTSLNNSSEPNGSSCTEFKIPTYITIVLGFIVNAFVCISFSYYRRIRTTNNFFVCNLAVSALVQMFHLSLLQARESIVKSLPGDDWLKFNVFLRIFEDFGVIASIITVAVISYDRHHAVTKPLHYNAIMTSRKVFLFILCIWLLAAAFSSLHLLLLLPEHLRKYIYKYTYIPLAVVCTMVIPLSVTIYSYTKIVNVALRHSRNNPHQTSNSSAKWLTRKHIKIALYMIVLVAPPLLYWTIYNVVSASDEYFEPVQFNCLSEYFFSMGPSFVATIDPIVYIILTRDFRDIITAWFKCPSRRNFVSETYDLPVMRTSNASLTLLTDMPLTAQGPLQLTSLKKFSVVEITQERTVATDTIEQY